Within the Prochlorococcus sp. MIT 1300 genome, the region ATCTAGAGATTTCAATAAAATCATCATCAAGCTCAAAGTTGATGGAGACTCGCTTTAAGGGTCAACGAAAGAAAGAAGAAGTTCGCCGACCGCTCTCAGGAGGAGAGCTTTTCTCACTTTTGCTACTTGGCTTGGTCTTATGCATAAGTTTGTTGGTGGCAGGCGGAATTTCTCTGGTACAGGGACGGGAGTTGCAGGTGCGACCAAGCTGGCTCATAGTTGATTGGATTGTTGTTAAGGCTTCTCCACAGCAAGATGGTCGATCACCTACTTCCTTCTTCGGATATCCCACTGAATAGACACTCTTTAATGTCTATAGAAAGGTGGCTGGCTGAGTTGGGAGCTGAGCAAAGTGCAGAGGATCTTTCGCGATGGAATTGGGAAATGCCTGAATGGTCAGCAGAAATAAAGATCGACCAAGAGGAACTGATAGTTATTTGGAGATGTGATGTTGAGCGACGATGTGCTTTCCCCTATGGGCTTTCAAGACAAGATGTAGAAGCAGCACTTATTCAGGGCCCTTGATTCCTATTGACTGAAACAAACTAAAAGCAGTCTAGCCCTTTTTTGATAGCGAAATAGCACTTTTCTAGTTGATCGTCGGTGAGACAGAGAGGAGGCAAAAGGTAAACGACTTGACCTAATGGCCTTAGAAACACCCCGTGCTCCAAAGCCTTTGCTTGTAATACTTTCCCGGTATGATTTAGATATCCTTTTTGATCATTTACTGCTAAGTCAAATGCTGCTATTGAGCCAATTAGTCTAGGTTTAGAGACTTTTGAATGTGTTGAAAGCTCTTCAAGATGGGGACGGTGGCGTTCTTCAAATTTTTCGAATAAATGAGGCTCTTTGGCCAGTAAATCCAAGCTTGCATTGGCTGCTGCACATCCTAAGGGGTTAGCAGTAAAGCTATGCCCATGCCAAAGAGTAACTCGGGGATCTTCTCCAATAAATGTTTCGAATATTGATTCTTTAGCCATCGTCACTCCCATTGGTAGGAATCCAGCAGTGAGGCCTTTGGATAATGAAATTAGATCAGGAGTGATCCCGGCTCTTTGAAATGCGAAAACTTGCCCGCATCGTCCGAACCCTGTAAGTACTTCATCGGCTATAAGTAATGCCCCAGATTTGCGGACAAGGTTTTCAAGAGATTGTAAAAACTCTTTCCTGACTATTTTCATTCCTCCAGCGCCTTGAATTAAGGGCTCAAGAATTACCGCAGCAGTGGGAGTCTTGAGGAGTTTTTCAAGTTGTTGAAGAACTAACTGTTCCTTATTTTCAACGTTCTGATCATCCCACCAAGTGTGTGGCCAAGGTAATCGACTTACTGGAAACAATAAACCCTCAAAGGCTTCATTAAATAAATTTCTTTCCCCAACTGCCATCGCTCCGAAAGTGTCCCCATGGTACGCGCCCTCGAAAGCAATAATTTGTTGGCGTGGTTCTCCTTGATTAGCCCAAAACTGGTAGGCAATCTTCAACGCAACTTCTACCGCAGTCGAGCCATTGTCTGAAAAAAAGAGTCTTTCTAACCCTGTTAAAGCACTTAGACGAGTAGCAAGTTTTTCCGCTTGTGGGTGCACAAAGTTTGCAAAAATAACTTGTTCAAGTTGTTTGGCTTGCTCATAGATTGCAGATGCAATTTCTGGATGAGCATGACCGTGAAGAGTTACCCACCAGCTACTGATGGCATCAATAAGTGATTCTGAGTTTTCGAGATGCAGGATGGCTCCATCTCCTCCAAGAACTCGTATAGGTGGAGATGCTGAAATGATTTGAGTAAATGGTGGCCAGAGATGTGGGCCCCAAGGGTTTTTCTTAGATGTTGTTGAGCTCATTAGCCAAGAAGTTTTTTGAAGCTGTCTTCAATCTTTTGTCTTTCCCATTCTCTTCTAAGGCTGTCAGCATTCAGAGAATTCAAAAAGGGCAATTGAGCAATCACCGGAACCCCCCCAAATTGTTCAAGTGTGGTGGGATTGTCTGGGTGAAGTGGACCATTGAGAACAAGGCCAAGAACAGAAATTTTGCGCAATTGCAGTGCTTCAAGACTGAGAAGGGTGTGATTAAGTGTCCCTAGACCACTTTTGGCTACTAGAACGATTGGCAGTTGCCATTTCTCAAGCTGATCAATTTGTAGCCAGTCTCTAGTGAAAGGGACCATGAGCCCTCCAGCAGTTTCTATAACTAATGGACTTTTGCTTATTGGCAAAGTTAAGTTTTCAGGTTTGATTACACTGTTTTCTTGCTCTGCTGCCCAGTGAGGAGAGACAGGAGCTTTAAAGATATAGGTCTCTGGAAGACATCGTGTAGTTGGAAGATTTAGTAGTCGGCAAATTGTTTCTCTATCCACCTCACTATTAGATCCTGTTTGTACTGGTTTCCAATATTGGGCCTTTAGTCCTTGCACTAGTAGAGCACTGACAATTGTTTTCCCTACCTCTGTACCGGTTCCACATATCACGAGGCTTTTCATAGAAGATTTCATTTTCTGGCCAGTAATAATTGAATCACCCAGGTAAGTTTTCGTTGGTTTTTCTCTGCTTCTTGTGGCCAAGTCTTTATGAGACGTCGTAATTCGCCAACCTTTAATGTCTGGCTTTGACTGGCATGCGCACCTATTTGGCGTATAGGACGTAATAGAGAAATGACTTCTTTGTTGTGTTGGGTGACTGTGTGAGCAACTTGCCATTGGATGGCATGGGAGGGGATGGATTTGAATAATTGAGACTTAGATGGCAATTGAAGTGCGGTGCAGGGAACTGCTGCGTTATTTGCTGCAAGACGCCATTCGGGAAAACTATCTGCTCTAGGAACGGCTATTGCAAGCCAACCCCCGGGGGAGAGCGCTTCAAACCATTCTTTTACTTTGTATTCGACATTTGGGAACCAGTGAAGGGCAAAACTTGATGCAATTAGATCAGGAGGTTTTGGCCATTGTGGTAAACCAAGATTTAGGTCCCATAATTGGGTGTAACTATTGGAAGTTTGCTGTTCTAACATTCTCATACTTCCATCTATTCTTATTACCTTTTGGAATGGATGTAGTTTTTCAATTGCATCGGCTAGGAAACCAGTACCTGCTCCGAGATCCACCCAAAACCCTTTAGAAATATTTTGTGCCGCACAATTTTTAGCGAGTAACTTTGCAATATCCTTTTGAAGTTGAGCATGGGTGCTATACCTGTGAGCGGCAAGATCAAAGTTGGAGATAACCTTCCTAGACCATTTTTCAGCCATTTTTCTGTTCTAGCCAATCACAAACTTTTTCGATTACTTCTGAGGTCATGAGAGTGTGACCTCCCTCTTCAATAATCCAATGGGAAATTGGTTTTTCTACTTTGGTTGTCAAATCTTTTATTAGATCTTTTCTCGTTTGTGGAAGGATGATTTCATCTTTTGCACCTTCTATAACGAGAACTCTTGCATTTGATGGAAACTCAGCAGGCAAAGCTTTCGTTTCTATAAGTAAATCAAGGTCTGCTTTTAGTTTCTTTCTACCTTCAGAGGAAATACCTTTCTGTATGGGACCAGCGATTGTATTATCAACTGAATTGGGATGAAAGGCTTTGCCTAGAAAAGTTTTAAGCATTTGATTTTCATTTTGGGTGCCTAGAAGATTTCTCATTGAATTTAAGGCAATTGATATTGAGCGATTAGTAGAGTTTTTGGGGACAAAACGACTAAAACTTGCGACGAGTACAACATCGGTTGCTTCGCTAAGAACTTTGCTATTGATTAGATGAAGTCCAAGTGAATGCCCAATAAATACATTTTGCTTGTGATTTTTGATCGGTGGAGTTTCCGTCCATTGGGCCTGGTGGGTTGGGATGCTTCCATACCCTCGTTCGCAACTTTGCCAATTCCATCCACGAGCTTGGAAGTGACTTGCCCATGCCTGCCACCCTTCACTGTCACCAGCCCAGCCATGCATCGCAATCACTTCATTCATAAATTCTTCAAGGCTTCTATTAGCTTTTCCAATGTCTCATTAGGCAGATTTCTATGAATGACAATCCTGAGTCTGGCCGTCCCTTCTGGCACCGTAGGAGGGCGAATGGCAACACTAAGTAGGTTTGCAGCTTCTAATTTTGCTTGATAGGACAAGGCTTTTTGGTCATTACCGATTAGGAGAGAAATGATTTGACTATTCCCTGGTGGGCGAGCCCATCCTGCTGAAGCCAGACGGTTTCTCCATTGTTCTGCATTGTGTTGTATTTCCTGGCACCAGTGAGGATTGGTTTTTATTAGATTTAGTGCTGCCAATGAGGCTGCGGCTATTGGTGGTGCAAGCGCAGTGGTATAGCGAAAGGCTCCACTGGTTTGTAGAAGATTTTCTCCTAGTTTAGAACTGCAGGCTAGAAAGGCTCCACCAGCTCCAAAAGCTTTACCGAAAGTACCGCTAATCATTTTTAAGGAGCCACTTATTCCATAGGCAAGACCTTTACCCTGCGGTCCCATGACTCCGATTGCATGTGCCTCATCAACAAGCATAATCGCGCCATGTTTTTCGCAAAGATCAGCCATTTCTATTAGAGAAGGACTAGTCCCCTCCATGCTGAAAACACTTTCAGTAATAACAAGAGGAGGATATTTTGGATCCTTGACTATACATTTGCTTAATTTAATTTCTAAATCTGATAAATTATTATGTGCAAAACGTTGAATACGTGCTCCACTTGCCTTGGCTCCAACTAAAAGAGAATGGTGTATCAGGCGATCTGCTATTACAGTAGTATTTCGATTTGCGAGAGCTATAACTGCGGCCAGGTTTGCTTGAAATCCACTTGGAAATACATAGGCTTTGTCTTTCCCGAGCCAATGTGCAAGCTCTTCTTCGAGCGCGCAATGTATAGGCCGACTGCCCGTGATTAGACGTGAACCACCTGCTCCAACGCCCTCCATATTCATGGTTGAGGTAGCTGCTTCAATAAGATCGGGATGTCTGCTGAGACCTAGATAATCATTACTGGCTAGATCAATCAGTATTTTTTGCTCCTTTGTTGGTGCTGTTGATTGCAGGAGATTATCTCCTGGACCAAGAGCCCAAGTCCTGATTTTTCGACGTCTTGAGGGTGGAATGCTCTGCATTTGCTTCCTTTGGAGTTCGTGATGAATCAGGTTTGCTTTGATTGATGAATAATGATGTGTTTCTTCAAGCTGAAATTACTTATCAATGACTTGAAGACTTCTTTAGGATTAAGTCGATGAGTTGAGTGGCGCTCGTACGACCTCATTTGATGTCGCCATGGGTGATGTAGATCCTTCAGCGATCTTCTCATTTCCGCTGGATAACTTCCAGTTGGAGGCTGTTGATGCACTTAATCAAGGGCATTCTGTAGTTGTTAGTGCCCCTACTGGTTCTGGCAAGACTTTGGTTGGGGAATATGCCATATATAGAGCTATAGCCCATAAGCAAAAGGTTTTTTATACCACTCCTTTAAAGGCTCTTTCAAATCAAAAGCTTCGTGACTTTAGAGAACAGTTTGGGGATAAGAACGTAGGACTAATGACTGGTGATTTGAGTATGAATAGGGATGCCTCGATTGTGGTGATGACCACTGAAATCTTCCGAAATATGCTTTATGCGGGAGTTGAGGGCCATGATGACCCTCTCGCGGATGTTGAGACGGTTGTACTCGATGAATGTCATTACATGAATGATGCCCAACGCGGAACGGTTTGGGAAGAATCAATTATTCATTGTCCTTCGACAGTTCAACTAGTTGCCCTTTCTGCGACAGTTGCTAATGCAAGTCAATTGACTGATTGGATTCAACGTGTGCATGGTCCAACTGAACTCGTGATTAGTTCTCACCGTCCAGTTCCCTTAAATTTTCTTTTTTGCAGTGCAAAGGGATTACATCCTCTTTTAAATAAAGAGGGAACTGGATTAAATCCGAATTGCAAGGTTTGGCGAGCACCTAAAGGATATAAGCGTAAGGGGAGAACTCAGAAACCTCCTCAACCAGAACCACCGCCGATTAGTTTTGTTGTTGCGCAGATGGCCCAAAGAGATATGTTGCCAGCAATTTATTTTATTTTTAGTCGACGTGGATGTGATCGAGCTGTTAGAGATCTTGGGTCTCAGTGTTTAGTAAAACCATTTGAAAAAGATCGTATCCGTGAAAGATTGAACTTATACATACAGACAAACCCAGAGGCTGTTCGTGATGCCCATCATGTTGATGCTCTGCTTAAAGGTATAGCGGCTCATCATGCTGGGGTTTTGCCAGCCTGGAAGGAATTGATTGAGGAGTTGTTCCAGGAGGGGCTTGTGAAGGTCGTTTTTGCTACTGAGACTTTGGCAGCTGGAATCAATATGCCAGCTCGTACAACTGCTATTGCTGCTTTGTCGAAGAGAACAGAGCGTGGTCATCGACAACTTATGGGTAGTGAATTCCTTCAAATGGCTGGTAGGGCAGGTAGACGTGGTTTGGACTCGCAAGGTTATGTGGTTACCGTTCAAAGTCGCTTTGAAGGTGTTCGTGAAGCTGGATATTTGGCAACCAGTCCTGCTGATCCGTTAGCAAGTCAATTCACGCCAAGTTATGGAATGGTTCTTAATTTGCTTCAGCGTTATGAGCTTAATAAGGCAAAGGAGTTAGTTGAGAGGAGTTTTGGTCGTTATCTTGCCACGTTGGATTTGGTTGAGGAAGAGGAGCTTTTAGAGCAGTTGCAAATTCAGTTAGGAACCCTTCAAGGTGTAGCCGGAGATGTGCCTTGGGAAGATTTCGAGATATATGAAAAGTGTCGCAGTCGACTAAAAGAGGAGCGACGTCTTTTGAGAATCTTGCAACAACAAGCGGCAGAGACTCTTGCTAATGAGCTTACATTGGCACTTCAATTTTCAAGTCTGGGAGCCTTGGTGAGTCTTAAGGCTCCTCAGTTACGTGGAAGGATTACGCCTGCTGTTATTGTTGATAAGTTAGATGGCTCTGGTCAGTTTCCTCTCCTTCTTTGCCTTACAGATGAGAATGTTTGGTTGCTTTTACCTTGTCATGCAGTTGTAAGTTTGCATGCTGAATTGAGCTGTTTGGAGGTAAGTGGTTTTGCAGGATCTGATCTCAAGCGATCTGGTGAGATTCGACATGGGGATAAGCACAGTGCAGATTTAGCTTTAGCTGTTTCTCAAATGGCTAAACGCCATGACATGAAAACCCCTCAATATGATTTGGCTGGTGAAGTGCTTACTCAGGCTAAATTAGTGAATGAGTTGGCCCAAGATTTAGAGCAGCAACCAGCACATCGTTGGGGGGATAGAAAACAACTTAAAAAGCATCGTCGAAGGATGGAGGAATTAGAGATAGAAATTCGCGAAAGGAAGAGAGTCCTTTATCACAGAGCAAATCATCACTGGGAAAAATTTCTGGTATTGATTGCAATACTCCAGCATTTTGGATGTTTAGATGATTTAGAGCCGACCGAAATAGGTCGCACTATTGGAGCTTTACGAGGTGATAACGAATTGTGGTTGGGCCTTGCCTTAATAAGCGGGCACTTGGATGAGTTGCCCCCCTGTGACTTGGCTGCCGTTTTTGAGGCAATTAGTACAGAAGTTAATCGACCTGACTTGTGGAGTGGCTATTCCTTGCCGAAAGGAGCTGAGGATGCATTGCATGATTTATCAGGAATTCGTAGGGAGGTGTTACGTATTCAAGAGCAACATGAAGTAGACATCCCTGCGTGGTGGGAACCTGAATTAATGGGATTAGTCCATGCCTGGGCAAGAGGTGCGACATGGAGCGATTTGATAGCGAACACGTCGTTGGATGAGGGTGATGTTGTAAGAGTTTTGCGCCGAACTATAGATTTATTGGCACAAGTCCCCTATTGCGAGGCTGTTAGCGAGCAACTGCGAGGTAATGCCCGCTTGGCAATTAAAGCTTTAAACCGCTTTCCAGTTTGTGAGGCTGAGGATCTTTTGAAGGCTTCTGAAGAGACAGATGGTGGGAAAAATCCCGCCACAGAACGTGTGGTTTGAACATCTCGTTCTATACCCTATGAAATAGTTTTATCGGGGGTAGTCATTCGAGCAGGATTGACTATTTCATCGAACTCATCTTTGGTTATATAGCCAAGCTGCATTGATGCACTACGAAGACTTAGTCCATTTTTATGAGCATGGTGAGCTATCTGACTTGCTTTCTCATAACCAATCTTTGGCGCTAATGCTGTGACTAGCATTAATGATTGATTTAAATCCTTCTCGATTTTGTTTTGGTTTGGTTTCATGCCTTCTACCATCGCTACTCTAGAGTTGCGGCATGCGTCATGAAGTAGATCTAGGCTGTGTAAAAGGTTGAATCCGATCAGAGGTTTGTAGGCGTTCATTTGTAGATGTCCACCACTACCAGCCATGGCTACTGCCGCATCAAGCCCCATTATTTGGGTACAAATCATTGCCATCGACTCACATTGAGTAGGGTTTACTTTCCCTGGCATAATTGAGCTTCCTGGCTCGTTGTCCGGTAGTTCTAGTTCAGCAAACCCAGTTCGGGGCCCACAGGAAAGAAGCCTCAGGTCGTTGTAGATTTTAAGTAGTGCGACTGCCAATAGGCGAGCTTGGGACATCGTATTAACTAATCCATCATGGCTTGCCATTACGGCAAATTTATTTTGGGCAACGGTAAAAGGAAGCTTTGTAAGACGCGCTAGTTCAAGTGTTGCTTTCTTGTCAAACTGTGATGGAGCGTTTATTCCTGTGCCTACAGCGGTTCCTCCTATTGGGAGAGGGTAAAGCTCTTTTAGAGAGTCTTTCAGCCGGTTGTAAGCGACTATTAATTGGGTTTCCCACGCTGATACCTCTTGGCCGAGTGTAATCGGCACTGCATCTTGCAAATGTGTTCTACCTGTTTTGACAATATTCTTCCAATCGCGACTTTTTTGAGCAAAGGTGTTGATGAGTAATTTCAGTTCAGGCAAAAGTTTTTTTGTAATTGCTTCTGTTGCTGCAATATGAATTGCTGAAGGGAAGGTGTCATTTGTTGACTGGGATAGATTTACGTGATCATTCGGGTGAATTGGTTTATAGCTGCCTACAACTTCTCCCTTAAAAACAGATGCCAGATTGCTTATTACTTCGTTGACATTCATGTTTGTATGAGTTCCACTTCCTGTTTGCCAAACTGTTAACGGGAACTGGTTGTCGTGAATGCCAGCAATGATCTCTTTTGTCGCTTTGATGATTAGATCTTGTTTTAGAGTATCTAGTACCCCTAAGTCATGGTTCGCAATAGCTGAAGCTTGTTTGATTTTTGCTAATGAATAAACTATTGCTATTGGTACAAGATCACCTTGTACGGCGAAATTCTTTAGGGAGCGCTGAGTTTGGGCGCCCCAAAGAACATCTTTTGGGACTTCTACTGCTCCCAAACTGTCTTTCTCGATGCGAATTAGTTCAGCCATTATATTTTGAAGGGTGGAGGTTTAGATTGATCTTGACTCTTAGTAGGTTCTTAGATGTGAGCCTAAAATGATGGACTTATTATTGAGCATAGATATTTAGCAAGTCTATTTTTTGTTATTATGCAATAATTAAATCGGATTAGATATGAGATCATGTGATGTCAAGCTCTAGTCGGTCCCAAATTGCATGTAAGTTTGCTTGATGTAAGTCAGTGCTAAAGCAATCAGCAAGTTTGGCATTGCCAAGCCGTTTTACTACAGTTGGATCGTTTTCAAGATTCTTCCTAAAGTTTCCTCCCTCCTGATTCCAAGCTGAATGCGCATGAAGTTGAACAACCTTATAAGCTTCTTCTCGGCTCATGCCAGTTTCAACTAGAGCTAAAAGGACTCTTTGGCTGAAAACAACACCTCCATATATGTTCATATTTTGAATCATATTTTTCGGGTAGATGCCTAGTCCTTCAATGACCTGAGTCATTTCTCTGAGCATGAAGTGGAGTGTGATTGAGCAATCAGGCAGCATCATCCTTTCTGCAGAGCTATGACTTATATCTCTTTCATGCCATAGAACCACATTCTCTAATGCTGCTACTACATAGCTACGTAATACTCGAGAAAGACCACTAATCCGTTCACTGCGAATTGGATTGCGTTTATGAGGCATGGCAGAGCTGCCTTTTTGGCCTTTTGCAAAGCTCTCCTCTACTTCAAGAACATCCGTACGCTGTAAGTTGCGAATCTCTGTTGCGAAACGATCTAGGCAAGCGCCTACAAGTGCAATTGTCTGTATGTAGTCTGCATGTCGGTCTCTGGAAATAACTTGAGTACTTGCTGTGTCTGGCTGTAAACCAAGCTTTTCACAAGTAAGTTTCTCCACTCTTGGATCAGTATTCGCATAAGTTCCCATAGCCCCACTTATTTGTCCTACTGAAATATCTTTATCTAATCTTTCTAGGCGTTTTGAATTGCGTATTGTTTCGGCTAACCAGCCTGCCAATTTGAATCCAAAGGTAATTGGTTCGCCGTGAATTGCATGAGACCTGCCAATCATCACAGTGCCTTTGTGCTTTTTGGCTAATTGATGAATAGCACCTTGAAGTTGTTCGATTTCCTTGAGAAGAAGCTTTATGGAGGAATGCATTTGGAGAGCGAGACCAGTATCCAATACGTCACTACTGGTCATACCCACATGGATATATCGCCCTGCATCTCCAACATGCTCATTCACATTTGTGAGAAAGGCAATCACGTCATGACGAACTTCTTCCTCTATTTCGAGAATTCTTTTGGGGTCGAAGTTGGCTTTTTCTCGAATTTGGGTGATTGCACCTTCGGGGATTGTCCCTAAGTCAAAGTTGGCTTCGCAGGCTGCCAACTCAACATCTAGCCAGCTTTGATATTTGGCTCGTTCAGTCCAAATTTGCCCCATTTCGGGCAGGGTATAGCGTTCTATCAATGGTCTTTGGATTTAGAAGTTTTTGAACAGAGACCTTTGTTCAGGCTGACTTTAGCCGGCAATGCTCTACTTCCCAATGGACGTAGCCCCCCCATGATTGTTGTCGTACCCAACAACGGCCTCCCTTGCATTGAATCACTTGAAATGGAGGGAGATCATTAGGCTGGTTTTCAATGGTCACAAATCTGCCTGGTGGTAGTAACTCCAGAACATTGCCTGATTCATGACTTGGCAGAAGCCGAAGGCCTTCTTCTTGAAGCTCTTTGCGTTGGTTTTCTGAATCTGATGATTTTGATGGAGACACGTCCTTTCGGGCGAGTTGGAAGGATCCTCTCGGGGTTTTTGCTGTTTAGCCTGACTTCGAAGGTATTTGTTCCGTTTTCAACCCCACTTATATGACGAAATGTCAGCAAAGTGCCGTTTAGATCTTTATTTGGTCAGTCTTGGCCTCGCCTCATCAAGGCATCAGGCTCAGCAGTTAATTCGTGCTGGAAAAGTTCGGGATAACTTTGGAAAGCTTTTAGATAAGCCAGGTCAGCTCATTCCGTCAGGCGAGGATCTGGTGGTAAAGGCTTCCCCACGCTTTGTATCGCGTGGAGGAGAAAAACTTCTAGGTGCACTTAATGCTTTCCCTATAAAAATTCAAGGAAGAATTTGCCTCGATGCAGGTATTTCCACTGGGGGATTTACTGATTGCTTATTGCAGCATGGTGCCGCTCGTGTGTATGGGGTCGATGTTGGTTATGGGCAGGTTGCCTGGACTTTGAGAAATGATTCGCGTGTGGTTCTAAAGGAAAGGACAAATTTGCGGAAGTTAATGCCTGAGCAAATTTATGGGGTTGATCACCCATGGCCAAATTTCGCTGTAGCAGATTTGTCATTCATTTCACTTCGATTGGTTCTGCCTTCAATTAAGGGTTTAATAGTTGCCGAGTCTTCTGAGTGCATTCTTTTGGTAAAACCCCAATTTGAGGTTGGTCGTGAGAAAGTTGGCAAAGGAGGAGTAGTTAGAGATCCTGCTGATCACCTTGGGGCTTTGCAATCTGTGATTTCAGCAGTCGAGGCTAATGGGTGGGTCCCTCGAGGAGTTATAAGATCTCCTCTTAAAGGACCTGCTGGTAATCAGGAATATCTTTTATGGACAAGTACTGCAGGAGAGCCATTAAACATGTCTCAGTTGGAGGATTTAGTTGAAGGATCTTTGACTTGAAGAACTCTCAAAGTGCAGAGCTGTCCTTATCCCCTGTGCGAATCCTTACTACTGATTCGACTGGGCCAACAAAGATTTTCCCATCGCCAATTTCACCAGTTTTAGCGGCTTCACCAATTGCTTGAAGCACATTTCCCACCTGTTCATCATCAACTACAACCTCTATCTTCAGCTTTTGAAGAAATTCAACAGTAAATTCCGACCCCCTGTAACGCTCCACCTGACCTTTCTGCCGACCGAACCCCCTGACTTCGCTGACTGTCATGCCTACTATTCCAGCATTGACCAATGCGAGCTTCACATCTTCTAGTTTGAAGGGACGGATAATTGCTTCGACTTTTTTCATGGTTAGTTTTTCCCTAGGGTTTAATTAATTTATAAGCAACTTTGTCAGAATTTTCTTTGAACCGTTGCAGCTGAAAGGTGATTTAAAGATAGACCTGCATCTTTGGCATCTTTAGATAGTGATGAGACATCCTCCTCTGGAAGAACTACTTGACTAGCAGCTAAAGCTTCCCAGTGTTCGTCTTCGAAATGTGTTTGCAGCCAAAGCATTCCATGAATGCTGATTGGACGGACTTGTATCCCTGACTCGGTCCCAATTAGCCACATATCCATAAAAAAGTCCGCCAAGTGACCCTATTAAGGGGTCTAAGGCGAACCTTCGTTGTTGCTGTTGTTACCGATTTGGCTGTTTATGTTTTATGAGTCAACACTTTGGCGGTGTTGATAAACCTTGCCTCTATAGCGAAGTTTTACTTGTGTATCGGCAGGAAGCACTTCGTGCTTAAGGGACGCTTGATAGCGCTTGCCTCTATATACGTGTTCAACAAGCGCGGTACTGGCTTGTTCGTGTTCAGTGCTCTTGTATTGAACACCTCTGTAGACCCGTTGCTCGGTAAGCATTGCCATTGACCTCGAAGGGATTGATTGGAAAATTCCTTACTAAAAGGAACTACCGCTTCTAGGGAAGGAGCGTTGCTTCGCCTTGCGGGGGGCTACTTCCTGCTTTATGGCCAAGGATTATCGCTTGACCTAGCTCAACGTTTTGTCCTTCCATATAGTTCTATACGATTTAGGCTGTTCATGGTGAACACTTTTGCGCTTTTCTTCTAAAGACTTTATAAAGATATTTTTGTTCGGGATGTTTTTGTCGAATTTGCTTGGTCTGGCCTTGATAAGCCATTGAGTGATTTGAGAGACTTTGATTCTTGGCTTTGTTTTCGTGACCACTCATTCGATGAATACCAAGCAACCTCTCTATGGAGAAAGGGCCATTTCAGAGGCTGAGTTGATTTGTTTTGAGAATCCAAACTTAGTAAGACCTTATGAAATTTCTATTGAGTTGCCTGAATTCACCTGTAAATGTCCGTTTTCTGGTTATCCAGATTTCGCGGTCTTGAGGCTAATTTATGAACCAGGATTAAAAATTTTGGAGTTGAAATCTATCAAATTTTACATAAATAGCTATCGTGAAAAGAAGATATCTCATGAGGAAGTTGCTAATAGAATACTGGATGATTTAGTTGAGGCATGTGAGCCTAATTGGATGAAATTAGAAGTTGATTTTAATCCAAGAGGGAATGTCCATACTGTTATAAGAGTTAGTCATGGTAAATGAAATAGTTAGTTTCCATTGATTGTTGAAAGTAAGATTGGCAGTTCTTCGGCTAGCCCACTTAGGTTCCTATTGCATAGTCCTCCCACATGTAAGGAGGAATTCTCTTGATCGCAGATTGCCCAAAGTTGTCTTGTG harbors:
- the queF gene encoding preQ(1) synthase, with the translated sequence MNTKQPLYGERAISEAELICFENPNLVRPYEISIELPEFTCKCPFSGYPDFAVLRLIYEPGLKILELKSIKFYINSYREKKISHEEVANRILDDLVEACEPNWMKLEVDFNPRGNVHTVIRVSHGK
- a CDS encoding DUF4278 domain-containing protein, which codes for MAMLTEQRVYRGVQYKSTEHEQASTALVEHVYRGKRYQASLKHEVLPADTQVKLRYRGKVYQHRQSVDS
- a CDS encoding P-II family nitrogen regulator — encoded protein: MKKVEAIIRPFKLEDVKLALVNAGIVGMTVSEVRGFGRQKGQVERYRGSEFTVEFLQKLKIEVVVDDEQVGNVLQAIGEAAKTGEIGDGKIFVGPVESVVRIRTGDKDSSAL